Proteins encoded in a region of the Planctomycetaceae bacterium genome:
- the trpD gene encoding anthranilate phosphoribosyltransferase, which yields MTKITEYLEILLEGGDLKYNQAKDLLDTIFKGDVAEVQIAAFLAAMRMKKATAGEFAGLAQSLRNHAVKVTTKIPNLIDTCGTGGAPLKTFNVSTAAALVAAGAGAYVAKHGNRSITSKSGSADVLEALGVKIDCTPEVITECIEHAHIGFMFAPMHHPAMKFVQPIRKSLDFRTAFNILGPLANPAGAQAQVMGVPDESLLERIAETFEILGVKRAMIVHSHGLDEISVSAPTKVVEIKDKKRISYKIVPDEFGIQSPKMAELVGSNAEYNAGMIKDILLGKNRGPARDMVLLNAAAAIMVADLAADLHQGFKIAALSVDNGAAAKCLEDLIEISNGKKL from the coding sequence ATGACAAAAATTACTGAATATCTTGAAATACTCCTCGAAGGCGGCGACTTAAAATACAATCAGGCAAAAGACCTGCTCGACACGATTTTCAAAGGCGACGTCGCCGAGGTTCAGATTGCCGCATTTCTTGCCGCGATGAGAATGAAAAAAGCAACAGCAGGCGAATTCGCCGGCCTTGCTCAATCGCTGCGAAACCACGCGGTAAAAGTTACAACAAAAATTCCAAATTTAATCGACACGTGCGGAACAGGTGGCGCACCACTCAAGACTTTCAATGTCTCGACTGCCGCTGCGCTGGTTGCCGCAGGTGCCGGCGCGTATGTAGCAAAGCACGGCAACCGCAGCATCACGAGCAAATCAGGTTCGGCCGATGTGCTTGAAGCGCTGGGTGTAAAAATAGATTGCACACCGGAAGTCATCACCGAATGTATCGAACATGCACATATCGGTTTCATGTTCGCGCCGATGCACCATCCTGCGATGAAATTCGTACAGCCGATTAGAAAAAGTCTGGACTTCAGAACTGCGTTTAACATTTTAGGTCCGCTGGCAAATCCCGCCGGTGCACAGGCGCAGGTTATGGGCGTGCCGGATGAATCGCTATTGGAAAGAATCGCCGAAACATTTGAAATCCTCGGCGTAAAACGTGCGATGATTGTCCACAGCCACGGTCTGGACGAAATCAGCGTATCGGCTCCGACTAAAGTTGTGGAAATTAAGGACAAAAAAAGGATATCATATAAAATTGTGCCGGATGAATTCGGAATTCAGTCGCCGAAAATGGCCGAGCTTGTCGGCAGTAACGCAGAATACAACGCCGGAATGATAAAAGATATTCTTTTGGGAAAAAATCGCGGACCGGCAAGAGATATGGTGCTTTTAAACGCCGCAGCCGCTATAATGGTGGCAGACCTTGCCGCCGATTTGCATCAGGGTTTCAAAATAGCCGCGCTGTCCGTTGACAACGGTGCAGCGGCAAAGTGTCTGGAAGACCTAATTGAAATTTCGAATGGGAAAAAGCTATGA
- a CDS encoding RtcB family protein, which translates to MAKPELKRVSEYCWRIEPFGRMTVPGVIFADHNLINDIDEKTMSQVCNVAALPGIVKASFAMPDAHMGYGFCIGGVAAFDPDAGGVISGGGVGFDISCGVRTFHTGLTLDDIKSNKEKLADALFRDIPAGVGSTGTISLTNEAMDNMLAGGAVWAVERGFGTKEDLDYIEEHGVIKGANPAKVSADAKRRQRDEMGTLGSGNHYLEMQRVAEIYDTQIAEGFGIKKGDLLISIHCGSRGLGHQIGTDYLRQMANDAPKYGIELPDRELASVPINSPLGQDYLGAMRAGINCALANRQILTALVRKTFAKIFPKAELKMLYDVSHNTAKIEAHEVDGKMKELLIHRKGATRSFGPGSSDLPARYKPFGQPVLIGGSMGTASYILAGTTESENLAFSSACHGAGRSMSRTAATKKYQGNQIVKDLAQRKIIIKSRSMRGLAEEAPGAYKNVSAVVEATANAGLAKKVARLTPLICVKG; encoded by the coding sequence ATGGCGAAGCCTGAATTAAAACGTGTTTCGGAATATTGCTGGCGGATTGAGCCTTTCGGCAGAATGACTGTGCCGGGTGTGATTTTCGCCGACCATAATTTGATAAACGACATCGACGAAAAAACAATGTCGCAGGTTTGCAATGTCGCTGCGCTGCCGGGCATTGTCAAGGCGTCGTTCGCGATGCCCGATGCGCACATGGGTTATGGTTTTTGCATCGGCGGAGTCGCGGCGTTCGACCCGGACGCGGGCGGCGTGATTTCAGGCGGCGGCGTCGGGTTCGATATTTCCTGCGGTGTGCGGACATTTCATACCGGTTTGACACTCGACGATATTAAAAGCAATAAAGAAAAACTTGCCGATGCGTTGTTCCGCGATATTCCAGCGGGCGTCGGAAGTACCGGCACGATATCGCTGACAAATGAAGCGATGGATAATATGCTCGCGGGCGGCGCGGTGTGGGCTGTCGAACGAGGCTTCGGCACAAAAGAAGACCTCGACTACATCGAAGAACACGGTGTTATCAAAGGCGCGAATCCTGCTAAAGTTTCAGCCGATGCAAAACGCAGGCAGCGTGATGAGATGGGAACGCTCGGCAGCGGAAATCATTATCTCGAAATGCAGCGCGTTGCTGAAATTTATGACACACAAATTGCCGAAGGTTTCGGAATAAAAAAAGGTGATTTGCTTATAAGCATTCACTGCGGCTCGCGCGGGCTGGGTCATCAAATTGGAACTGACTATCTGCGGCAAATGGCGAACGATGCGCCGAAATATGGAATCGAATTGCCGGATAGGGAGCTTGCGTCTGTGCCGATAAATAGTCCGCTTGGTCAGGATTATCTGGGCGCGATGCGGGCAGGAATAAATTGCGCGCTTGCAAACAGACAAATTCTTACTGCTCTTGTTCGCAAAACTTTTGCGAAGATTTTTCCGAAGGCAGAATTGAAAATGCTTTACGATGTAAGTCATAACACTGCTAAAATAGAAGCACACGAAGTTGACGGCAAAATGAAAGAACTGCTGATTCACCGCAAAGGCGCAACGCGGTCGTTCGGACCCGGAAGCAGTGATTTGCCAGCCAGATATAAACCGTTCGGCCAGCCCGTTCTTATCGGCGGAAGTATGGGAACGGCTTCATATATATTAGCAGGTACAACCGAGAGCGAGAACTTAGCGTTCAGTTCCGCCTGCCACGGCGCGGGGCGAAGTATGAGCAGAACAGCGGCAACAAAAAAATATCAGGGCAATCAGATTGTCAAAGACCTTGCGCAAAGAAAAATCATTATCAAATCCCGCTCAATGCGGGGCCTCGCAGAGGAGGCCCCTGGTGCTTATAAGAATGTAAGCGCTGTTGTCGAGGCGACTGCCAACGCTGGCCTCGCAAAAAAAGTCGCAAGATTAACTCCCCTGATTTGCGTCAAGGGGTAA
- a CDS encoding hydrogenase maturation nickel metallochaperone HypA, translating into MHEAMVAESIIDSILSQVPNKHGRVIRVVISCGQINAINDEAMKFAFDIAAEETICKDAKLKIKHIPLKATCENCSKKFNYDLYDPCCPKCSKNDIKIGEDAPLLLEEIEFEEN; encoded by the coding sequence ATGCACGAGGCGATGGTTGCGGAAAGTATTATCGATTCGATTCTCTCGCAGGTTCCAAACAAACACGGCAGAGTCATTCGCGTCGTTATAAGCTGCGGACAGATAAACGCGATAAACGACGAGGCTATGAAATTCGCATTTGACATCGCAGCCGAGGAAACAATTTGCAAAGACGCGAAACTAAAAATCAAACACATACCGCTAAAAGCGACCTGCGAAAACTGTAGTAAAAAATTTAATTATGATTTGTATGACCCATGCTGCCCGAAGTGCAGCAAAAACGATATTAAAATCGGCGAAGATGCGCCGCTGTTACTTGAAGAAATTGAGTTCGAGGAAAACTGA
- the ahcY gene encoding adenosylhomocysteinase: MDIMKYDASLLYKVADIALAEWGRKELDLARNEMPGLMALREKYGKEKPLKGLRISGSLHMTIQTAMLIETLVELGAKVRWASCNIFSTQDHAAAAIAKEGLAAVFAWKGESLEEYWWCTEQALIWPDGNGPDLLVDDGGDATLFVHQGVKVEKTPSLLNQPSDNHEMQIIMSRLKASVAEKPQRWTKIAKAIKGVSEETTTGVGRLYQMQNDGSLLFPAINVNDSVTKSKFDNLYGCRESLADGLKRATDIMVAGKCVVVCGYGDVGKGCAQSMRGFGARVIITEIDPICALQASMEGYEVKRLEQVVEQADIFVSATGCCNVIRGEHMEKMKNEAIVCNIGHFDHEIEMSYLEKNKNCKRDVIKPQVDKWTLQSGRSIIVLAEGRLVNLGCATGHPSFVMSNSFTNQSLAQIMLAKGGLENKVYTLPKHLDEEVARLHLGRLSVCLTKLTPEQAKYLGIPVDGPFKPERYRY; encoded by the coding sequence ATGGATATTATGAAATATGACGCGTCTTTACTGTACAAAGTAGCAGATATAGCTCTTGCCGAATGGGGCAGGAAAGAACTCGACCTTGCCCGTAATGAAATGCCGGGTTTGATGGCACTTCGTGAAAAATACGGCAAAGAAAAACCGCTCAAAGGGCTGCGAATCAGCGGTTCGCTTCATATGACAATCCAGACAGCAATGCTGATTGAAACGCTCGTTGAACTCGGCGCCAAAGTCCGCTGGGCATCGTGCAATATATTCAGTACACAAGACCACGCGGCGGCAGCTATCGCCAAGGAAGGTCTTGCTGCTGTTTTCGCCTGGAAGGGTGAATCGCTTGAGGAATATTGGTGGTGCACCGAACAGGCACTGATTTGGCCGGATGGAAACGGACCAGATTTACTCGTCGATGACGGCGGCGATGCAACACTGTTTGTTCATCAGGGCGTCAAGGTAGAGAAAACCCCATCACTTTTGAATCAGCCGAGCGATAATCACGAAATGCAGATTATTATGAGTCGCCTGAAAGCGAGCGTTGCTGAAAAGCCGCAGCGCTGGACAAAAATCGCAAAGGCAATCAAAGGCGTTTCCGAAGAAACAACCACCGGCGTCGGCAGACTTTATCAGATGCAGAACGACGGTTCTCTTTTGTTCCCGGCTATCAATGTTAATGACTCCGTTACGAAATCCAAATTCGATAATCTTTACGGCTGTCGTGAATCGCTGGCCGATGGTTTGAAACGCGCTACTGATATTATGGTTGCCGGCAAATGCGTTGTCGTTTGCGGTTATGGTGACGTCGGCAAGGGCTGTGCCCAGTCGATGCGTGGATTTGGTGCGAGAGTTATCATTACTGAAATCGACCCGATTTGCGCTTTGCAGGCATCAATGGAAGGTTACGAAGTTAAAAGACTCGAGCAGGTCGTCGAGCAGGCCGATATTTTCGTAAGTGCTACCGGCTGCTGCAATGTTATCCGCGGCGAGCACATGGAAAAAATGAAAAACGAAGCGATTGTCTGCAACATCGGACACTTCGACCACGAAATAGAAATGTCATATCTTGAAAAGAACAAAAACTGCAAACGCGACGTTATCAAGCCGCAGGTTGACAAGTGGACGCTTCAGTCCGGCAGGTCGATTATCGTTTTGGCCGAGGGCAGACTTGTAAATCTCGGCTGCGCGACAGGTCATCCGAGTTTCGTAATGAGCAACAGCTTCACAAATCAGAGTCTTGCACAGATAATGCTCGCAAAAGGCGGCCTCGAGAACAAAGTTTATACGCTGCCCAAGCATCTCGATGAGGAAGTCGCAAGACTGCACCTTGGCAGATTAAGTGTTTGTCTGACGAAACTTACGCCGGAGCAGGCGAAGTATCTCGGCATTCCGGTCGATGGTCCGTTTAAGCCGGAACGCTATCGTTACTAA
- the hypE gene encoding hydrogenase expression/formation protein HypE, whose protein sequence is MSGEKILLAHGGGGRMTDELIRNVILSAFGNSTLNKLTDSAELQTNQNNICFTTDGFVVKPLFFNGGDIGKLSICGTINDLAVSGAKPIALSMSLIIEEGFEIEVLRQIMNSVAKTIKEENVKIVCGDTKVVEAGAADKLFITTSGIGLKLPKAKMGFERISAGDKIIVSGTLGDHGMTIMSHREGMKFETEIQSDCGSVAEICEKIIDSLGENIKFMRDPTRGGLAATLNEISNQTNYGIEIDENTIPVHPSTRAAADMLGFDILDIANEGKVVIVISAERADECLQICKQCKNGKDAAIIGQVIKTDEPIVELITKIGARRIVQMPSGRELPRIC, encoded by the coding sequence ATGAGCGGAGAAAAAATTCTACTTGCTCACGGCGGCGGCGGCAGAATGACCGACGAACTTATCCGCAATGTGATACTTTCCGCTTTTGGAAATTCCACTCTCAATAAACTCACAGATTCAGCCGAACTTCAAACCAATCAAAACAATATTTGCTTCACTACCGACGGCTTCGTAGTCAAACCGCTTTTCTTCAACGGCGGCGATATCGGTAAATTGTCAATCTGCGGCACAATAAACGACCTTGCAGTCAGCGGCGCAAAACCGATTGCGTTGAGTATGTCGCTTATTATCGAAGAAGGATTTGAAATTGAAGTTTTGCGACAGATTATGAATAGTGTCGCCAAAACAATCAAAGAAGAAAACGTGAAAATTGTCTGCGGCGATACAAAAGTAGTCGAAGCAGGCGCGGCTGACAAACTTTTCATTACAACTTCAGGCATCGGATTGAAACTGCCGAAAGCGAAAATGGGTTTTGAAAGAATTTCCGCCGGCGATAAAATTATCGTAAGCGGAACTCTCGGCGATCACGGTATGACGATAATGTCGCACAGAGAAGGAATGAAATTTGAAACGGAAATTCAAAGCGACTGCGGCTCGGTCGCTGAAATTTGTGAAAAGATAATTGACTCACTGGGTGAAAATATAAAATTTATGCGCGACCCGACACGCGGCGGTCTGGCGGCAACACTAAACGAAATCTCCAATCAAACGAACTACGGCATTGAAATAGATGAAAACACTATACCGGTTCATCCATCAACACGCGCGGCAGCGGACATGCTGGGCTTTGATATTTTGGATATCGCAAACGAAGGAAAAGTTGTTATCGTTATTTCGGCCGAGCGGGCTGACGAATGCCTGCAAATCTGCAAACAATGCAAAAATGGAAAAGACGCAGCTATAATCGGACAGGTCATTAAAACTGACGAGCCGATTGTCGAACTGATTACAAAAATCGGAGCAAGAAGAATTGTACAAATGCCGTCAGGCAGAGAATTGCCGAGGATTTGCTGA
- a CDS encoding archease yields the protein MWEHFAHQSDIGIRAQADSLGGAFEDAAVGLTAIVTDPSAVIPAQSVNIECLGEDEEDLFFKWMSKIIFEMDVRKMLFSKYEVKIDSLKLSAVAWGEKVNFGRHSPAVESKAVTLNQLCVKNENGKWICQCVIDV from the coding sequence ATGTGGGAACATTTTGCACATCAATCCGATATCGGCATAAGAGCACAGGCCGACAGTTTGGGCGGTGCGTTTGAAGATGCTGCCGTCGGACTTACCGCAATCGTTACTGACCCTTCAGCGGTAATCCCTGCGCAGTCTGTGAATATAGAATGTCTCGGCGAAGATGAAGAGGATTTGTTTTTCAAGTGGATGAGCAAAATTATTTTCGAGATGGACGTTCGCAAAATGCTGTTCAGCAAATATGAAGTCAAAATCGATAGCTTAAAACTTTCTGCTGTTGCGTGGGGTGAGAAAGTCAATTTCGGAAGGCACTCTCCTGCTGTCGAATCCAAGGCAGTAACTCTCAATCAGTTATGCGTAAAAAACGAAAATGGCAAATGGATTTGTCAATGCGTTATAGATGTATAA
- a CDS encoding anthranilate synthase component 1, which produces MKELNEQISQAVTGQIIPLVREIEIPEPVDFFAKLSDYGRKQHCCLLESKDHLEQNKGELTFGTANPALYISGKGKDFQIIALSSVGKRMIKHFQTVARDRFDFGRKIDFQPDRITGTLDVSDDIIDEQSRLKSVNQMNVIRAINFAFILSGNPFRITCGMLGAMSYDFIDQFEKLPANKSALIDVPDYELYFADNIFLMEHKTGKAYIVVNAVITNDDKKEIIADAQKCFDSYFAALKMPIPKIEKYTGTLPAPSTDTPLAEYEKIVETAKKHIIDGNIFQVVPSRTIIEPCPDEPLDVYKRLRKLNPSPYMFYINTPNTVLTGASPELNLRVSGTENRQVEIRPIAGTKPRGKIKGKVDPDTDFRYEAELKLDRKELAEHMMLVDLARNDIARVAKKGSRIVTELLTVEKYESVMHLVSNVKGTLDDNYDALIAYLATMNMGTLTGAPKIEAMKIIRQLEKNKRGYYGGAVMYLTVDGQFDSCITIRSMQIKNHTAYIRAGGGVVYDSVPKTEFEETQHKANSCLRAVRGN; this is translated from the coding sequence ATGAAAGAACTAAACGAACAAATAAGTCAGGCCGTAACAGGCCAGATAATTCCGCTGGTACGGGAAATTGAGATACCCGAACCGGTCGATTTCTTCGCGAAATTGAGCGATTACGGCCGAAAACAGCATTGCTGCCTTTTGGAATCCAAAGACCATCTCGAACAAAACAAAGGCGAACTGACCTTCGGTACCGCCAATCCGGCACTGTACATCAGCGGCAAAGGCAAAGATTTCCAAATAATCGCCCTAAGCTCCGTCGGCAAAAGAATGATAAAGCATTTCCAAACCGTCGCGCGAGACCGATTTGATTTTGGCCGAAAAATAGACTTCCAGCCCGACCGCATCACCGGCACTCTCGATGTATCCGACGATATAATAGATGAACAGTCCCGCCTGAAATCTGTGAACCAAATGAACGTCATCCGCGCAATAAACTTCGCGTTTATCCTTTCGGGTAATCCTTTCCGTATTACGTGCGGAATGCTCGGTGCGATGAGCTACGACTTTATTGACCAGTTCGAAAAACTGCCCGCCAATAAATCAGCTTTGATTGACGTGCCGGATTATGAGCTTTATTTCGCGGACAATATTTTCCTGATGGAGCACAAAACCGGCAAGGCATACATCGTTGTCAATGCCGTCATAACAAACGATGACAAAAAAGAAATCATCGCTGATGCCCAAAAATGTTTCGATTCATATTTTGCCGCGTTGAAAATGCCGATTCCAAAAATTGAAAAATACACCGGCACTCTGCCCGCGCCGAGCACAGATACCCCATTGGCCGAATATGAAAAAATCGTCGAAACCGCAAAAAAGCACATCATCGACGGCAATATTTTCCAGGTCGTGCCCAGCAGAACAATTATTGAGCCGTGTCCCGATGAACCGCTGGACGTTTACAAGAGACTTCGCAAATTAAATCCTTCGCCGTATATGTTCTATATTAATACACCGAACACTGTTCTAACAGGCGCAAGCCCGGAACTGAATCTTCGAGTAAGCGGCACGGAAAATCGTCAGGTTGAGATTCGTCCGATAGCGGGCACAAAACCGCGAGGCAAAATCAAAGGCAAAGTTGACCCCGACACCGATTTCAGATACGAAGCGGAATTGAAACTCGACCGCAAGGAACTCGCAGAGCACATGATGCTCGTCGATTTGGCAAGAAATGATATCGCACGAGTCGCGAAAAAAGGTTCGCGCATTGTTACCGAATTACTCACTGTCGAAAAATACGAATCGGTAATGCACCTTGTCAGCAACGTCAAAGGCACGCTCGACGATAATTATGATGCGCTGATTGCGTACCTTGCGACGATGAATATGGGCACGCTCACCGGCGCACCGAAAATAGAAGCGATGAAAATTATTCGCCAACTCGAAAAAAATAAACGCGGCTACTACGGCGGCGCGGTAATGTACCTGACCGTTGACGGCCAATTCGATAGCTGCATAACTATTCGTTCAATGCAGATAAAAAATCACACCGCTTATATCAGAGCCGGCGGCGGAGTCGTTTACGACAGCGTCCCGAAAACAGAATTCGAAGAAACGCAGCACAAAGCAAATTCCTGCCTCCGTGCAGTGCGAGGTAATTAA
- the hypB gene encoding hydrogenase nickel incorporation protein HypB: MKIKLAQKILAKNDDYASANRKFFKRNNILCINMISSPGSGKTTILEQTAKALKKKIKIAVIEGDLYTERDAERIRKTGLQAIQIETKGACHLNADQITKAVHKLDTENLDVLVIENVGNLVCPSDFDLGEIARVVVLSTTEGDDKCVKYPGSFAKADVLLINKIDLAKHLDFSIAKAKRDARKLNKHLKIFEISAKTLAGLDKWFNWLIMFSGRRARRPK; this comes from the coding sequence ATGAAAATTAAATTAGCACAAAAAATACTGGCAAAGAATGATGATTACGCCTCGGCGAACAGAAAATTTTTCAAACGAAACAATATTCTGTGCATTAATATGATTTCATCTCCGGGCAGCGGGAAAACAACAATTCTCGAACAGACCGCAAAGGCTCTGAAGAAAAAAATTAAAATAGCGGTCATCGAGGGCGACCTTTACACTGAGCGCGACGCCGAGAGAATCCGCAAGACAGGTTTACAGGCTATTCAGATTGAAACCAAAGGCGCCTGCCACTTAAACGCAGACCAAATCACAAAGGCCGTGCATAAGTTAGATACTGAAAACCTCGATGTGCTGGTAATTGAAAACGTCGGCAATCTCGTGTGCCCGTCGGACTTCGATTTGGGCGAGATTGCGCGCGTGGTCGTGCTCTCGACAACAGAGGGCGACGACAAATGCGTAAAATATCCCGGCTCATTCGCAAAGGCCGATGTTCTGCTGATTAATAAAATCGACCTGGCAAAACATCTGGATTTCAGTATCGCCAAAGCCAAACGCGACGCACGAAAATTAAATAAACATTTGAAAATTTTCGAGATTTCGGCTAAAACATTAGCCGGTTTGGACAAATGGTTTAATTGGCTCATTATGTTTAGCGGCCGCCGCGCGAGGCGGCCTAAATAA
- the lysA gene encoding diaminopimelate decarboxylase, translating to MDSFQYKKGKLLAEDVDVEKIAKAVGTPAYIYSKATILDHFNKIKKAFSALDTTICYSVKACGNINILKMLAKAGSGFDIVSGGELFRAKQTDVNMKKIVFAGAGKTDEEITAALKAGIGYFNIESEAELENLIGLAKKVGKKTKAALRVNPDVDPKTHKFITTGKKETKFGVDIERAEKVFAQYGKNQYVNLCAIHVHLGSGGKTIDPYCEAIKKILPLIDSLRSKGFAIEMLDLGGGYGAAYQSDSVPGAADYAKGIVPLLRGKNLKLVLEPGKSIIANAAILLTKVLYLKQGGNKKFVIVDAGMNDLIRPCLYDAFHFIWPAKVTKEFTAVKRTEKLNIKKLEFVDVVGPICEGADFFAKDRALPPVKRGDLIAVFTAGAYGHTMSSNYNARPLLPEVLVDGKKFTVIRKRQSYKDLIALEK from the coding sequence ATGGATTCTTTTCAGTATAAAAAAGGCAAACTGTTGGCCGAAGATGTTGACGTTGAGAAAATCGCTAAAGCCGTCGGCACACCTGCATACATTTACAGCAAAGCGACAATACTCGACCACTTCAATAAAATCAAAAAAGCGTTCTCCGCTCTCGACACGACGATTTGTTATTCTGTCAAGGCGTGCGGAAATATCAATATTTTGAAAATGCTCGCAAAGGCCGGCAGCGGTTTTGATATCGTCAGCGGCGGCGAACTTTTCCGCGCAAAACAAACTGACGTCAATATGAAAAAAATCGTCTTCGCAGGCGCAGGCAAAACCGATGAGGAAATCACCGCGGCATTGAAAGCCGGCATCGGTTATTTCAATATTGAATCCGAAGCCGAACTGGAAAATCTTATCGGCCTGGCGAAAAAAGTCGGCAAAAAAACAAAGGCCGCTCTGCGTGTCAATCCTGATGTTGACCCGAAGACACATAAATTTATCACAACCGGCAAAAAAGAAACTAAATTCGGCGTGGATATCGAACGTGCTGAAAAAGTTTTCGCGCAATATGGCAAAAATCAATATGTAAACCTTTGCGCAATTCACGTGCATCTGGGCTCCGGTGGAAAAACTATTGACCCATATTGCGAAGCGATTAAAAAAATCCTGCCGCTGATTGATTCGCTGCGCAGCAAAGGTTTTGCAATTGAAATGCTCGACCTGGGCGGCGGATATGGCGCAGCGTATCAAAGCGACAGCGTACCGGGCGCAGCCGATTACGCAAAGGGCATTGTCCCGCTGCTGCGCGGCAAAAACCTTAAACTCGTTCTCGAACCGGGAAAAAGCATTATCGCAAACGCCGCAATTCTGCTTACGAAAGTTTTATATCTCAAACAGGGCGGCAATAAAAAATTCGTTATCGTTGACGCCGGTATGAACGATTTAATCAGACCGTGTCTGTATGATGCGTTCCATTTTATCTGGCCGGCAAAAGTTACAAAAGAATTTACCGCTGTGAAACGTACTGAAAAACTGAATATCAAAAAGCTTGAGTTTGTCGATGTTGTCGGACCGATTTGCGAAGGCGCAGACTTCTTCGCAAAAGACAGGGCATTGCCTCCTGTCAAACGCGGCGATTTAATCGCGGTTTTCACAGCCGGCGCGTACGGCCATACAATGTCGAGCAATTACAACGCCCGGCCGTTATTACCTGAAGTGCTGGTTGACGGCAAAAAATTCACCGTCATCCGCAAACGCCAAAGCTATAAAGATTTGATTGCGTTGGAAAAGTAA
- a CDS encoding aminodeoxychorismate/anthranilate synthase component II, giving the protein MNPKVLFIDNFDSFTYNLVDDFCKRDCVAKVYRADTPLEKLKKIEQEFEPDLLIISPGPGNPSSAGVTLEAIDYFKDRLPIFGVCLGHQAIVQYFGGIVGHAPEVMHGKSSRVTHNEKGIFEGVENPLQAGRYHSLCATKMPDCLQVTAEYENIVMGLQHKDKPIFGVQFHPESILTPAGGKIIQNLLNIALKTRRTAL; this is encoded by the coding sequence ATGAATCCCAAAGTATTATTTATTGATAATTTCGATTCGTTCACATACAACCTTGTTGATGACTTCTGCAAAAGAGACTGCGTCGCGAAAGTATACCGCGCAGATACGCCGCTGGAAAAGCTCAAAAAAATCGAACAGGAATTTGAACCCGATTTGCTCATCATCTCGCCAGGCCCCGGTAATCCGTCCAGCGCAGGCGTTACGCTCGAAGCGATTGATTATTTCAAAGACCGCCTTCCGATTTTCGGAGTATGCCTCGGCCATCAGGCAATCGTGCAGTATTTCGGCGGCATTGTCGGCCACGCACCGGAAGTTATGCACGGCAAATCGTCGCGCGTTACGCACAACGAAAAGGGAATCTTCGAAGGCGTTGAAAATCCTTTGCAGGCCGGCAGGTATCACAGTCTTTGCGCAACTAAAATGCCGGATTGCCTGCAAGTTACCGCTGAATATGAGAACATCGTGATGGGTCTTCAGCACAAAGACAAACCAATTTTCGGCGTTCAGTTTCATCCTGAAAGTATTCTCACGCCGGCCGGCGGCAAAATCATACAAAACCTTTTGAACATTGCGTTAAAGACAAGGAGAACTGCGTTATGA